The DNA window GCGTCAGGTTTCAAAAAAATAGAGTAGTAGTTTGGGAAGATCCGAGGGGGAAAATGAAGCTTCACTTCACCCCTCGGAAAAAACCCTTCAGGAAATCCAGTTTCAGGACGTCCAGTTGTAACCGTCAGTGGGCGGACCGCCTTCTTTCGCAGGTCCACCGTGAACGCCTACCGGCTCCATTTCGTCCTTATCTGGACCACCCGATCCGCCGAGAGCAGAGTCTGGGTGATCGACGGGATCAAACGCTCCATCGTCAAGTTCAATTCCAACTGGATCTGGCGTTGCGCCACGAAGCGTTTCACCTATTGGATATGCTCCGGGAAGCACGGAAATGATGATCTCGTTATTAAAAGCGATGACCATCGGATGCTGCGGCAGCCACTGCTCTGTCCACATAGTGACGATCGCTTCTTTCAATCCTGGCTGAGGATCTTGGAAAACGAGGTTGACGATTTGACAATCTCTAACTTTTTCAGAAACCGCACCCCAAATCTTCCGTGCAGCAAGATTAAGGTCGGTTCTATCATCTACGCGAAGCGCGATCGTGACGACATTGCCTGCGCAAGTCGTCGTAGTGATGCTATGGATTTTTACCATTTTTTCTCTTTTTTTTCTCCTTGTAGGCCTCTAGAAACCAGGAAGTGGTAATCCATCCGGCCCCCCAGTAGGGATTGGACGGAGCCGACTCAGATTGTCTTTTCGACGGACATGTCCTTGACAGCCTCCAGCAATGCAGACGCCATTCAAGCCGACTGCTAAGCCGCGGCAGCAAATAGGTCTACGCCGGACGAATGTTCGGATGAAATTCTCAGGAACTTCAGCTAAGACCAGATTGACGATTACGCCACAGTTTGGACAGAGATCGTAAATTTGCCTCCAAAGACCGCTACAGACTACTGGAAAGTTTTCTGCGGTAGTCTCCTCTGGAGTGAATTGAGGAATTTCCAGATTTTTTATCGTAAAGTTGTGACTCATTCTTTCCTCCTTCAAGCCTTACGGCCTATTTGATTCGGATTTGAAAAGACACGAATCTTCTCAAGTCCAAACCAAATTAGGATCAACCCGCCTTCGTCAAGACTACGGCGCGGTAGAGTGTTTTCTCGAACTTACATAAAGGTAAGATTCTGAAAACAACTCTAAAACCTTTAACCAAACTACTTACTCTCAGTGATTACTGCCACGGCAATAAATCAATGAGAGTATTTACTCTTCTACCCAGATTAAAATTTCAAAAACTCTGCTGCCAGAGATCATCAACACTTGTCATTTTATGTTGAGTTCTTAGGCTTGAACTTATACTTGAACTTATCCTTCTCCTTTTCCTTCCCCTTAACCTACGAAGAATAAGGATAAGGATTAGGGGATGGATTAGTTCAAGTTCAAGCCTAAGGTTATAATTCCTTGCAATACTTTTCTAGGTATACTTTCCTACGTATACTTTTCAATCTCAACAAGTAACTTGGCAACTTCCTCATACAGCTCTTCAGGAATTTCTTTCCCCGACTGCAACTTACAAGCTTGTTTTACCACTTGCTGACTTTCTTCAATCGGCACCCCATAGCGGAGCGCCGTGCGCGTCATTTCCTGAGAAACTTTACCGCGCCCAATACAAGAAACTTTTGGCGCATTTTCCCCGGCTGAATAATCCAGTGCAATTGCAACTTTTTCTTTTTTTGTTGAATTCATTTTAGCGCAACTCCCGAGTTGTACCTGGCGAGCGTGGCTGCAGTTCTTGATTGTCTTTTGACTTTGCGCCATTTTGATTTGCAGCTAAATTCTTAACCACATCTTCTGCAGAACTTCCCGGTAAAACAATTCCTGCGCTAAGTCCCGGAATTAAACTAGTTCCCTCACTGACGGGCAGGTGTAGAATAAATTCTGTGCCTATGCCGATGCGGCTTTCCACCGTAAGTGAACCGCCGTTACGCTTCATTAATGTATAGGCTGCAGCAAGCCCCATGCCATTACCCGACAAACTCAAGCCCGTGCCAGGATCGAGATTTTTTGTAGTAAAGAAAGGCTCAAAGCAACGGCGCTTAGTATCTTCATCCATCCCCGCACCGTTATCGCGAATTGAGATGCGCACATATTGACCATAAGGCAAATTGCGCTCGCCACTATCTTGGTCGAGCCTGACTTTTTCAGAGCTAATTTCAATCACGCCACCCTCAGCCGTGGCTTCGTAGGCATTGGTGATGATACTTGCAATCACTTGCTTGAGTTGTCCTGGGTCGACGTAAATGTTGGGCAGCTCCTTACCGGGACGAATCTTCACGGTGCGCTTCGCTCGCACTTGCTCCGGAAGACTTTCGACAATGCCCTGTAAAATATAATTTAAATCTGCAGTCTCGCGTTCTGGACGCTCAAGTTGAGCAAAACTCATCAATTGCTTTACGAGCTGTGCCCCGCGAGTTGCAGCTTCAGTGATTAATTCTGAAGCACGCACTACTTTTTCCGGCACTTTAGCTTGGAGCTCAAGTAACGAAGCTTGGCCTAAGATCGCCTGGAGCAAGTTATTAAAATTATGCGCAATGCCTGCCGCAAGTAGGCCCGCGGTGCGCATTCTTTCGCCTTCGGCCATACGTAATTCAAAGCGTTTAGCTAATAAAACGGCGGCGATTTCATTGGCTAAACTTTTTAAGAGTGTAATATCGTCATCGCCAAAACCGCGATCATCGACAGAAGGCTGCACGGCAAGCACTCCCAGCACTTGCCCACCCGCTAAGAGTGGCATCACCACTACTGAACTAATTGCCAGACGGGAGAAAATTTTACGATCTCCAAATTGCAGACGCGCTTCTTCGGGTTTATCAATAATTACTGGTTCACGTGTTTTTACGGCGGTGGCAATGGCATTATTTGCACCGGTAATTTCGATATTAACTTCAACTAGCCTGCGACGTAGCCCCGGTCCATAAGCTGATTGCCCAACAATGCGCGAGCCAGTTTCATTGACAAGTCCTAACCAGAGTCGTTTTAGACCAAGCTCATCGCGGATAATCGTAAAGGCGTTAAGGAAAATATCATCGGTGGAGAGATTGCGTGAAAGCTCATGGCTCATGCGATAAAGCGCAGCTAAATTTTTTGTCTGTCGGCGATAGACGGTAAATAAATTGGCTTGGCGCGCGGCTAGTCCAATCTGCGAGGCGGCAGATGAAACCAACATCACATCGCCACCATCAAAAGCAGTGGCTTTTTTGCTAAAAATACAAATTGTTCCCAGCGTCTCGTCTTCAACTGTAATTGGCACAAAGAGCGCACTATGTAGGCTTTCTTCTTCAGAAAGGATGATATCGATGCGCGGATCGAGGCGAATATCAGGAATTGCTAGCGCTTGACCGTGGGTGGCAACTTGCCGCGCTGCTGTTTCGAGGTTTTTAAGCACACGAGAATTTGTCTGCAGATTTTCTTGAAACCCATGAGCAGCAAAGAAATTTTTCTTAGTTTTTACATTCGGCGCAAATAAAAAGCACAGCCCTGCATCAGCGCGAGTCGCATCACAGAGTGCCACCAGTCCGCGTTCGGCAATGTTATGTGGATCTAAGAAACCACGAATTGCCGAAGAAACCGTATAGAGTGCGCGAATCTTACGATTCTGCACAACAAGTGATTCCTGAGCCTCGCGTCGTGATGTAATATCAATTCCAAAGCCGTCCCAGCCAGTTAATTTTTGATTTTCGTAAACCGGCACAAGGCGCACAAATAACCAGCGCACATTTCCAGAGACGCGATTGATCACCCGAAATTCCTGGTCAAAACTTGAGCGCGCATCGCGCATTTCTGTGGCTAGCGTTTTAACCCGATCTTGATCGTCAGGATGGACAAAATCAAACCAATGCACACGACTGACCCCGCGAATGTCTTCGGGGTTCATGCCAAAGAAATCCAAGGCCCGGCGACTGACAAAGGTCAGCTTCTGTTCTGGGTCGGAGTGAAAAATAATTGCATCAGAATGTTCAACTAAGCGGCGATAACGCGATTCTGACTCATCACTAGCGGCAGTATTTTCTGCGGGAATTTTTGGGCTTGTAGCAATTTCTTTTGAGCGCAAGCTCGGCGTTGTCTCAGCAGCTGAGTTTTTGACTAATGAAATCGCCATCACCTCAGCAAGTTCATCTAATCCTTCACGGATTGAATCCCAAGCGATTTGACTTGGCTCAGAAAAATAAACTTGAATCGCACCTAAGTATTCGTCGTTAAAGACCAGTGGGATGGCCAGTGCTTGTGCAAGGTTGAGATTGAATAATTTATCGACGACGCTACGTTTGGCTGCATTACCAAACTTCGCCAGCTCAAAGGGTTGCAGTGTGTGTTTAAGCTCTGTCGTAATCTCATCGCTTAAAACTTTAAGATCTTGGTCGTTAGTGATTTCAAGCTGGTCATGGATCCAGGTAATCAGGCGTTTTTCTGGGAATTCAGTGGAGACAATCGTCAGCGCACAGCCTGACTCTAGGCCAATTAGCTCAGCGGCTTTGAGCACAAGCTCACGCGCTGTCATCCGTCGTTTTAATGACCGACGTATATTCAGATACCAATCGTGCATTTACTACTGCTTCCCTACTACTAGCACTTTGGCGCGGCGCACTTTCTCGGTCAGTCCATACAGCGCAATCTCTTGATGTTGCTGTCTGCGGCTTGCGCGAATGTGCGGGTCGCCTTCAGACTCACGGAATTCTTGGCGGAACTCATTTTCATCCATCATCAGTCGACGACGACGTTTACGACGTTCCAACCAATAAAATACCAACCCCAGTATCGCACTAATTGCAAGTATTGGGGAAAGCAAGTTGAACAAGAAATTTCGGATAAAACTATTTCCAACTTGAGTATAATATCCCTGCTCGTTAAGATTTACCGAATTTAGACTCTCGGTTAAACTATTCAGCGAACCAACAGTAAGCCATAAGCTCCAGACAATAAACACAATGCAAATTAGCGTTGCGCTAAGCGTCTTTAAGATTTCAGAAAAATACTCTTTTGCACTCCCGCCAGTAATGCGCTTCAACCCAGCACTAAAACTCAAACGGCTGAAATCACAGCCAAGTGCTTTAGTTGAAATCCCAGGTCCAACTTGCAACAATTCAATTGCAAACACGCCAACCAGTAGGGGGCAAATTATTACCCAAAAAATTCCAACAACTACCTTAAGCCAAAGTTTGGCGAATAATACCATATTTTGGTAGGAAAAGTCTCGTACGCTGCTAAAATTTTCCTCACTAAGTATCTGAAACTCTTTAAATTTATTTGTGAATAAAAATATGCAGGAAATACAAATAGTTAGCGCAACAGCGGCAGTAAGCTCCTTTGCCCGAGACACGTCTCCGTCTCGCCTAGCCTTGGTTAGTTTTTTCTTTGTTGGCTCATATTTCTTCTCTAGGGCCATGCCTCAACCTCGAAACTGTCTGAGTGAAATCAAGCTCTGCAGTAAGGGACCAAAAGAAATTAATTCGTAATTCAATGTCACTAACATTAACCCTAGGCCCGCAATCAGTTTGAGGTTGGTATATTCAGCGGCAAGTGACACCCGACCTTGAAACATTCTGGCACTAATCCCCGAGACTAGGTCAACGACAAAACTGAATAATAAAACTGGACTAGCAATTACCACTGCAGCAAGAAAAACATGGGAGTAAACTCGCACGCTCTCAAACAAGAAGCCCAAGCCCACAACACTCAAAGGCTGACTAAGCGGGAAGTGCTTAAATGAGAATGCAATTAAGTCGACACAAACCATGTAACCGCCCGTGGCAAAGACGCAAGCAAGCGTAAGTGGCGACATCAGGTGCTCTAAAACCGAGGCTTGCGATCCAATTTCAGGATTAACTTGCTCGCCGTAGTTAGCCCCACGCGCAAAGTCAATCATGCGCGCTGCCACTGCTAAGACTTCACTAATAATTGCCAAAGGAATGCCCCAGAGGATCCCCAGTAGCGCTTGCTGCAATGCCCAATAAAAAAGTGTCGTCAAGTTAAGTTCGATTGCATGCTTCAGCTCAAGCTCAGGTAAAAGATAAACTGCCACCACAAGCGCAAGTATCAAAATCCCACTCGGTCGGAGCGCGCTTCTTAAAATTGGGATTACGCTCAGTAAGCAAAAAACCCGCACCAGCACTAATCCAGCTGTCCAAGCAAGTGCCGGCAAACTCAGCTGCATCAGTTCGCTGGCCATACACTCCTCACCCTAGTTTAAAAATTCCGGGAAGTTCCTGGAAAGTAAGATCCATTAACTCCAGTAAACTCTGACAGAAAACGGGCCCGAGTAGGAAAAAAACCAGGCAAACCGCAGCAAGTTTTGGTAAATAACTGAGCGTTTGATCTTGGATTTGAGTGACTGCCTGAAAAATACTGATCACAAACCCGACCAACATTGCCGCAGCAAGTGGCACGGCAGAAGCAATCACTGCCATAGTCAGCCCATGAGTTAATCCACCTGGTCCGTAAATCAATTCATTCATAGTTCAGACTATCCAGTTTAGGCTGCATAACTTAGTACTAAGGCTTGGGTTAATCTAAACCAACCATCAGCAGCAACAAAAAGTAATATTTTAGCCGGTAGCGCCACAGTCATGGGGCTGACCATTGTCATTCCCAAAGCGACAAGCAAATTACTCACGACTAAGTCAATCACTAAAAATGGAATAAAGAGCATTACTCCCATCGCAAAAGCACTTTTTAATTCTGAAATTAGAAATGCAGGAATTAAAGAAAAATACGATTCGTTCTCGGCTAAGCACTCTGCACTAGATTTTTTTTGAGCTACTTGCCCAGTTCCACAGCGTTTGTCGACTCGTGCAAAATATGCCCGCTCACGTGGAAAGGCGTGGGCTTCTAAAAATTCCCTGAGTGGACTGAGTGCTGAACTGAGGACATTAAACGCGCTGATTTTTTCGCTTAAACTCCCAGTCATGCTTGCGCTGCCAACTGGCGGCGCTGCGCTATTAATTGTCAGATTAAGCTTTTGCTCAATCGCGACGACAACAGGCTGCATAATGTGACAAGTCAGCACCAGTGAGACCAACCCAATCACTGCTGCAGATGGAGTTTGCTGCAACCCTAACGCTTGACGCAGTAAACCAAAAACAATGCTCAATTTGAGATAAGACGTCACAGCCAGTAAGCAAAAGGGCAGCATTGCCAAAAATACCATCACTCCAACAAACCCCAGCGGTGCTGACTTCTCTGCAGTAGCTAAGGTTTGAGCTAAGACTTCAAATCCTGTCATGGCAGCACCTTTAGGCAAGCTGCTTTTGCACCTGGCTCGCTAGTCTCTGGCTGCTTTTGCTCTTTCATTAAATTTTGTTCGCGGAGGTCCTCGGCTTCCAAATTTTCCGAGACGACAAGGCGCAACTTTGTGATTTCGCGAAGGTCGCCCTCGATCTGCGTTTGGCGTTTACGGCATTGATCTAATTCTTGATGCTCATAGGCAATTGCAGCTTCAAGCACTTGGCGATGTTCATCTAGTTTTTTTAACTGACTGCCAACTTGAGCGCGCATAATGCGCGCCCCAAAGTCAAAGTTCTCGATTAATTCAGCTTTACCGCGTGCAATGATTTTACTTTCACCAATACTCACAAGGCGCTTTTTGTTTTGTCGCTCTTGGATATCGCTTAAACACTTAATTGTGGCATGCAGGCGCTGCAAAGCTACGAGCACCTTCTCTTGTTCAGCAGCGAGGCGCTTAAGCGTTGTCAGATAAGAGTGCTCGTGCGTTTTTTCTCGTGCCAGAGCAATCTTTAAGCGCCTCAGCTTTAACTGCGTAGCGCTTGGACTTGAAAGTGTTTGACTATCGGCGCTCATTAATTGCCTCCAAACTGCTGAATCCGTTTAGCGGCGTTTGATGCCGCCTCGGCAACGTTGGTAACAAGATGCGTGCGCAATTGCACATTTTGCACTTGGATCTGATAATCAAGTAGGGCTTTCATGTCCGTGGGCTTGGCATCAAGCCCAGGCAGCGCTGTGACTTTGTCTAATTTCTCACTCACAGCATGTAAGTGCTCGAGAAAGCTTTTCCCGCCAGTAGTCTTTAAGTCTGGAGACTGCTGAGTTAATGCCATATTCTCAATTTTTCCAAAGCCTTGACTTGGATTGATTGAACTAATTTCCATAAAATTCACCCTCCCTTGGTTTAGAGGGCAGTAAAAATAGGTTGATTAATTGCCCTCAATATTATTTTCGTCCGTTTTGGGGCAATTGTTGCTTTGCTCGAAAAAAATAAATTGCTAGAGTCTCAATACTTGCCAAAGTACTGTGGCTAGCAGCCGAGATTACTAGAGTTAAATCATGGGGATTTCTATTTTTAATGACGACTACAAGTGAAAGGTTGATTGTTGCCCTCGATGGGCTTTCCCGCCATGAAGCATTAGAACTGGCAGAACTTCTCTCCGGTTATGTCTGGGGCTTTAAAGTCAATGATTTACTGGTTGAGTATGGTGTGCAAATCGTTAAAGACTTGAAGGCTCAGGGTAATGTCTTTGCGGATCCAAAACTACATGACATCCCCAACACTGTCGCTAACGGAGTGCGCCGCTTAGTCGAAGCTGGCGCGCAAATTATCACAGTACATGCCAGTGGCGCGGAAACAATGATTCGTGCAGCAGTTACTCAGGCAAAGTCCTGCAAAATTGTAGCTGTTACTGCGCTAACTTCTCTCTCGCACGAAGAATGCGAAAAAACATATGGCAAGTCTCCGGCAAACCTGGTGAAACACTTTGCCACCTTGGCACTAAACGCGGGCGCGCATGGCATTGTCTGCTCACCACTTGAACTCGAACTATTTCCAAAAACTGAGAATTTCATTCGCATCGTTCCAGGCATTCGCCCAGAATGGGTTGAGACAACAAAAGCCGCCGCAACAGCAGACGATCAAAGCCGCATTGCAACACCAAAAGCTGCGCTCGATCGCGGGGCAACTTATCTTGTCGTGGGACGCCCGATTACTCACTCGAATGATCCCGTGGAGAGCACTAAGCGGATTCTCGGCGAATTAAGAGGGTAAGTTTCTCAAGTTGAGCGCAACAGTAAAGTTATTCGGCTTAGGCTTGAACTTTTACTGAATCCTTTAGCTTAAAAGGTTAAGTAAAAGTTCAAGCCTAAGCCCAAGGAGATCACCAGCATGTATTTACAGCTTCAATCGGACACTTGAGCCAAAGTCCCATGTCGGATATGTTATAGCCCCATGAGCGATCAATTAATTGGTAAATATCGAGTCATTGAAACTCTCGGCCAAGGTTCGATGGGTGTTGTCTATAAAGCTGAAGATCCAGAAATTGGTCGGCTGGTTGCGATCAAAACACTACGTAGCGTGTATATGGGTGATGATTCGCGAGGCAACGAAGCGCTCGCGCGCTTTCGCCAAGAAGCCCGTTCCGCTGGGAAATTACGCCATCCACATATCGTCATGATTTTTGAGGCTGGAAAAACCTCAAACGGCTCGCCCTATATCGTGATGGATTTCATTGAAGGCACAAGCCTTGATAAATTAATTGGCAAAGATAAAAAATTACCCCCCAAAGATGCGATTCACTATTTAGCCCAAATCGCTAGCGCAATTGATTATGCTCATGCGCAAAGCATTATCCATCGCGACATTAAACCAAGTAACGTCATTATTGATAACTCGCGTAAAGCGCACTTACTTGATTTCGGTGTAGCAAAACTCGCGGATACTTCACTAACCCCAGCGGGCACAGTTGTCGGCACGCCAAGTTACATGTCTCCTGAGCAAATCCGCGGCGAGCAGTTAAATGCTGCGGCTGATATTTTTTCCTTTGCGGTAATGGTTTATGAGGCTCTGGCTGGAGTGCGCCCATTCCCAGGCAAAGATTTCACGACGGTTGTCACTAATATTATCCATAATCCACCGCTACGATTATTTGAAGTTGGCTATGAAGGACCAAAAGAAGTGCAGCAAGTGCTGGATAAGGCGCTCTCTAAAGACCGCACGCAGCGCTTTACGAATGCGCTCGAATTCATCGATAAGTTGGGAAAAATATTTTCACTAGCTATCGATGGCAGTGGTGTAATCGGAGAAGCAACTCTACTTCCGCCTGTATCACGTGCAAGTGGAATGCCCGGTGCGCAACCGCCACAAGATATCGCTGTCGACATGACCTTGCCGCTTAGTGCTCCTGAAATTCGTGGAACAATGGTCAATCTTGGGATTAGCCCACCTGAATTGGCTGAAGTCAAACCCCTTGAATCCAAGCCGAGCGCAAACAAACCAAGCGAAATTAAAGCTCCGCAGACGACCCCCGAGGCAAGCAACTCAAATCAAGCAACTGCCACAAACAACAAAGTGGTCGATCCAAAAGTAACTACTGAAAATGCGGCAGATAAGAAACCTGCAGCGCAATCAACGACAACTAAAGTTGCCACGGAAAATCAACCCGAAAAGCAAGCTGAAAAACAAATTCCAAAGCAAAGCGAAAAGCCGAAACAACGTTTTGAACCACTGCAACCAATCGTTACTGAGCGCAGTGAAGATCTGCCACCAGCGTCTCCTGCACAGCAGAATAAAGTTCCGGCAAAATCAGGTTCAATCTTTATTCCTGGCTTGATTGCACTCTGCTTACTTGGTGGCGGTGGATTATACTATGCGCTGAATCAAAAGCATGCAACCGAGGAAGAAACTGCTTCAAGTTCGGCTGATCACTCTGAAGATTCAAATTTCACCTTAAACGAAGAAACAAAGGTCAAAACTCCAGCAGCTGAAACTACTTCGACGCTAGCTACTACTCAGGCAACAACTGCGGTTACAACGCCCACAGAAAAGCCCAGCAGCGCTACGGGGGAACGCTCATTAGTCGAGCTTTTAATGCTTAATCTTACTGCGGATGTAGCGGCGAAGCTCTCGAACAATGAACTTAAGATTTTAATGCTGGGCTCTGATTTAGCTGACGACGTCACGAAACTTTTAATTACTGAACTTGCCAAGCGTAAGCTCAGCGATGTCTCGGGCTATATTGGTTCAATCATGAAGCATAAAAGCTTTCAGATTCGGATTGAAGCCTTAAAGGCTCTGGCTGTGCAGCCCAATCTTACTCAAGACCAAGCCGCGATAAGCTTATTATCAGATCGCTTAAGTGACCCTGATTATTTGGTGCGTGGCTTTGCCGCAAAGGTGATTGGTAAATCCAAGATCTCGCAGGCGCGAACTGCATTAGAAACGCAGCTCCAAACTGAAGAGAATGACACTGTGCGCCAAGTTATGAGCGCGGCTTTAGAAAGTATCAGTACAACTTAAGCAAAGCGTACTTCATTATTTTATTTTCTAAGCAGAAGTAGTGGAAGCACCTTAAGTAACACCTAAAATTATGTCGCCCTTGAATCGTGGATTACAAGGGCGACGACATGCTCAGCCTCTATTTAGTCTTTTTGCCGAAGACTAGTGGCGTAATCCCAAAGCAGGCGAAGATCGCTGCCCCGACAAGCGCCTCAGGATTTGGGCCATTTGCCAAAAAGCAGCCCCAGGCCGCAATTAGGCACATACAGCAAAAGATAACCGCCCCGAAAGTGACCATGTTACTTTCGAATGGGGTCATGCTCTCGACGACGACGATAGGTTTCTGGTCATTTGAACCAGCCATGATTCCCTCCTGGACATGCGTCGGAAAACCTTTTCAAGCTTCCACCACGTCCGCCCAAATCTAAGCGCCTGAGCGGAAGTGGCGAAAAAAAACTTCTACTAATATTTTAAATTCAACGTAACCAAATTTTACAAATATGCAAAATAATCATTTGAAAGCGCAGGGCTCCAGCAAATTTGAACAACCTGTAAGGAAAACCCTGCGCCACGCGAATCAGCACCGTATGCAAGAATTAGGTTTTTTTGATTTTGACACCTTGAACAAACTTTATTGCCGATTTCCTTGCCACTTCAAGCGTAACCCCCTTTTCCGGGCTTGCTCTGCCAATGATCAGCATCGCACTGTAGGGCTTCCCGTTTAGATCAGATGCGCCGGGCTCTGGAATCCAACCAGACAAGACTTGCGCCGTTTCGACGACATTCTTGCCTTTTTCGTTGTGAGTAGCGACCGTGAACTTCCCCTCTGTCTTGATTGTGGGCTTGGCATGCTTGCAGCCTTGATGACGATTGGCCAACATGTCTTTCGGCTTCTGAGAATTGAGGATTTTGAGATCAAGCCAAACCTTAGTCCCATCCTTAGAAGTCCACATCAAATCCTCGGCCGCAAACGACCACGATGTCAGATCTTTTGGAAGTGTGACGTCGTAATTGCCAAGAGTGATTTTGTACGGAGCATCCTTAGACGTATCCTGCAAAGCATAACCTTGCGACACCACGCCCATACAGAATGCCAAAAAAATAACGAGTAGTTTCATTTAGAACCTCCGAGTTCGAAATTTGCTGGATTCCCCAGCGCTCAAGAAACTGATTGCTTGTAATTGCCAGAGCGCTGAAGAATAAAGCTGCTTCTACCCGGATGCTGAATATGAATTTTCAATTCTAGAGCGAACGCTGCGGAGCGATCAGCCGTAGAACAGACAAAGCCTAGAAATCTATCATAATATTAATTAGGAATAAAGGCTGCGCCAACTCTCATATTTAATCATACTTACAAAGATTGCCGTTGCTACCTACTTGATGGTTGATGATAGTTTGATGTTGGTGGCAGCCTGATCCGTAACCGTCTAACAATACAGGACTAATTAATACACTTCTATAGCACAGCTATCCTGGTGATAGCCTAAATTTACAGCCTTAGAACATAATTTATCACCAAAACCTTTTGGCAATTATTTAATTATTTGGCATACATAAGTGGGATTTTTTCGTGGAGTGGGTTTATGCATATTCAAATTTCTAAAATTCTTACAATCAGTGTTTTTATTTTCGCAGCAATTTTTGGACTACAAGCTTGTCAACCGAAACGCCCCCGACCGCAATCTTCAGACTTCGCTGAAACGGCATATCTCGATCATACCGTTCGCTACCGCGGAGAAACATTAGGCTTAATTTCTCTTTGGTATACAGGGAACACAAATAACTGGAAAATGATTGCTGACGCTAACCCACGCTTAAAGCCAAACCAAATCACACTTGGCGATAGAATTCGCATACCACGCCGCTACATTGTCGAATCTCGCCCACTACCCGAAGGATTTATTGCTAAACGCCTAGCAACAAAAACAAAAACTACTAAAGAAGTAGAAACTCAAGTCGCGCCAACTGATAATACCGTCGTCGAGCAACCTCAACCAGTAGAAAATTCGGCTTCCGAAAATACAGAAATGCCAGCTAGCGATCAGCTTCCCACAACTGAAGCCCCACAAGTTGCAGTGGACAATAACACCGTACAACCAGCCACAGGCACTGCGCCGACAGCTGGTAACGATGCTGAGCGTGAAAAGCTACTGGAAGAACTACTTGCTCAGTAATACTCGCCCGGGAATAGCGTGGTCAGACTATGCTGTTAGAAGTTTATCCGGCACCCACACAAGTGGCAGGTGATGATTTATGAACTTTGAACCAGGCAAATTAGTCGCCAAACGCTATGAGGTCATACAAAAGCTTGGCACCGGCGGCATGGGGCTGGTTTATCTCGTGCGCGACAAGGAACTCAATAACGAGGTCGTAGCGCTTAAACTTTTGCATCAGCACCTTGCAGACGATGAAGATGTTTTTGCACGCTTCAGAAATGAAGTCTTAGTAGCCCGCTCCCTTTCACATCCAGCGATCGTGCGCTTACACGACATTGGCAGATCCGAGGAAGGCTTCTTCTACATTTCGATGGAATATGTCGACGGCTCAAGTCTTAAAGACTGGATTCATGACCTGAAGAAGCGTATGGGTGGTGATGAAAACCCACTATCCTTCCCTGCTGCCTTGAAAATTTTCTACCAGATTTGTTGCGGCGTTGCCTACGCACATGGCAAGGGCATTATTCATCGCGACCTCA is part of the bacterium genome and encodes:
- a CDS encoding EscR/YscR/HrcR family type III secretion system export apparatus protein gives rise to the protein MTGFEVLAQTLATAEKSAPLGFVGVMVFLAMLPFCLLAVTSYLKLSIVFGLLRQALGLQQTPSAAVIGLVSLVLTCHIMQPVVVAIEQKLNLTINSAAPPVGSASMTGSLSEKISAFNVLSSALSPLREFLEAHAFPRERAYFARVDKRCGTGQVAQKKSSAECLAENESYFSLIPAFLISELKSAFAMGVMLFIPFLVIDLVVSNLLVALGMTMVSPMTVALPAKILLFVAADGWFRLTQALVLSYAA
- the pyrF gene encoding orotidine-5'-phosphate decarboxylase, translated to MTTTSERLIVALDGLSRHEALELAELLSGYVWGFKVNDLLVEYGVQIVKDLKAQGNVFADPKLHDIPNTVANGVRRLVEAGAQIITVHASGAETMIRAAVTQAKSCKIVAVTALTSLSHEECEKTYGKSPANLVKHFATLALNAGAHGIVCSPLELELFPKTENFIRIVPGIRPEWVETTKAAATADDQSRIATPKAALDRGATYLVVGRPITHSNDPVESTKRILGELRG
- a CDS encoding protein kinase encodes the protein MSDQLIGKYRVIETLGQGSMGVVYKAEDPEIGRLVAIKTLRSVYMGDDSRGNEALARFRQEARSAGKLRHPHIVMIFEAGKTSNGSPYIVMDFIEGTSLDKLIGKDKKLPPKDAIHYLAQIASAIDYAHAQSIIHRDIKPSNVIIDNSRKAHLLDFGVAKLADTSLTPAGTVVGTPSYMSPEQIRGEQLNAAADIFSFAVMVYEALAGVRPFPGKDFTTVVTNIIHNPPLRLFEVGYEGPKEVQQVLDKALSKDRTQRFTNALEFIDKLGKIFSLAIDGSGVIGEATLLPPVSRASGMPGAQPPQDIAVDMTLPLSAPEIRGTMVNLGISPPELAEVKPLESKPSANKPSEIKAPQTTPEASNSNQATATNNKVVDPKVTTENAADKKPAAQSTTTKVATENQPEKQAEKQIPKQSEKPKQRFEPLQPIVTERSEDLPPASPAQQNKVPAKSGSIFIPGLIALCLLGGGGLYYALNQKHATEEETASSSADHSEDSNFTLNEETKVKTPAAETTSTLATTQATTAVTTPTEKPSSATGERSLVELLMLNLTADVAAKLSNNELKILMLGSDLADDVTKLLITELAKRKLSDVSGYIGSIMKHKSFQIRIEALKALAVQPNLTQDQAAISLLSDRLSDPDYLVRGFAAKVIGKSKISQARTALETQLQTEENDTVRQVMSAALESISTT
- a CDS encoding LysM peptidoglycan-binding domain-containing protein, translated to MHIQISKILTISVFIFAAIFGLQACQPKRPRPQSSDFAETAYLDHTVRYRGETLGLISLWYTGNTNNWKMIADANPRLKPNQITLGDRIRIPRRYIVESRPLPEGFIAKRLATKTKTTKEVETQVAPTDNTVVEQPQPVENSASENTEMPASDQLPTTEAPQVAVDNNTVQPATGTAPTAGNDAEREKLLEELLAQ